Proteins co-encoded in one Callospermophilus lateralis isolate mCalLat2 chromosome 2, mCalLat2.hap1, whole genome shotgun sequence genomic window:
- the Nherf4 gene encoding Na(+)/H(+) exchange regulatory cofactor NHE-RF4 isoform X2, with protein MEAAADLQDTASLTLKFKFNPKLGIDNPVLSLAEDHDCSDPWNLKRPRFCLLSKEEGRSFGFHLQQQLGRPGHVVCRVEPGSSAQRQGLREGDLILAVNSDVVEHEDYVVVVRHIRASGPRVLLTVLARHVYEVVRVQQGNSGHLCPVLDSGVRPRLCHIVKDEGGFGFSVTHGARGPFWLMLSAGGAAERAGVPQGARLLEVNGLSLLQSGEQVTLLVAGPEVEEQCRQLGMPLAAPLAEGWALPAKPRCLHLEKGPQGFGFLLREEKGLNGRLGQFLWEVDPGLPAEKAGMQAGDRLVAVAGESVEGLGHEETVSRIRAQGSCVSLIVVDREADRFFSMVRLSPLLFLECTEAAASPQDTGSAFLVETEDLPDENTTIPPGPLGSCKRFLYPGPGGGYGFRLSCVASRPCLFVSQVTPGGSAARAGLQMGDVVLEVNGYPVDGNDGLQKLQQLAEAKPPLCLKLAARSQQSLEAWIPPGIRKDWTLASDLL; from the exons ATGGAGGCAGCTGCAG ATCTTCAGGACACAGCCTCCTTAACTCT AAAGTTCAAATTTAACCCGAAGCTGGGCATTGACAATCCTGTTCTCTCCCTGGCCGAAGACCATGACTGCTCTG ATCCATGGAACCTGAAGAGGCCTCGCTTCTGTTTGCTGAGCAAAGAGGAGGGCAGGAGTTTTGGTTTCCACCTGCAGCAGCAGTTGGGCAGGCCTGGGCATGTGGTGTGCAGGGTGGAGCCGGGCTCCTCTGCCCAGCGCCAGGGTCTCCGGGAAGGAGACCTGATCTTGGCGGTGAACAGTGATGTCGTGGAACATGAGGACTATGTGGTG GTGGTGCGCCACATCCGGGCCAGTGGTCCCCGGGTTCTGCTGACAGTCTTGGCGAGGCATGTTTATGAAGTGGTCCGAGTTCAGCAAGGGAACAGTGGCCACCTCTGTCCTGTTCTAGACTCAGGGGTGCGGCCCCGGCTGTGCCACATAGTAAAAGATGAAGGTGGCTTTGGCTTCAGTGTCACCCATG GAGCTCGGGGTCCTTTCTGGTTGATGCTAAGTGCGGGAGGAGCGGCAGAGCGGGCAGGGGTGCCCCAAGGGGCTCGGCTGCTTGAGGTGAATGGGCTCAGT CTTTTGCAGAGTGGAGAGCAGGTGACCCTGCTGGTGGCAGGGCCAGAAGTGGAGGAACAGTGTCGCCAGCTAGGAATGCCCCTAGCTGCACCCCTGGCAGAGGGCTGGGCACTCCCTGCCAAGCCTCGATGTCTGCACCTAGAGAAAGGGCCCCAGGGCTTCGGGTTCCTTCTGCGGGAGGAGAAGGGCCTCAATGGTCGCCTTG GACAGTTCCTGTGGGAGGTGGACCCAGGACTACCAGCTGAGAAGGCCGGGATGCAGGCTGGGGACCGGTTGGTGGCTGTGGCTGGGGAGAGCGTGGAGGGGCTGGGCCATGAGGAGACAGTGTCCAGGATCCGGGCGCAGGGTTCTTGTGTTTCCCTCATTGTCGTCGACCGTGAGGCTGACCGCTTCTTCAGCATG GTTCGCCTGTCCCCACTCCTCTTCTTGGAGTGCACAGAAGCTGCTGCCTCCCCCCAAGACACTGGCTCAGCTTTTCTGGTTGAGACCGAGGACCTACCAGATGAAAACACAACCATACCTCCTGGTCCTCTCGGCTCCTGCAAGCGCTTCCTGTACCCTGGGCCTGGTGGCGGCTATGGTTTCCGACTCAGCTGTGTGGCCAGTCGGCCTTGTCTTTTTGTCTCCCAG GTGACCCCAGGAGGTTCAGCTGCCCGGGCAGGGCTGCAAATGGGAGATGTGGTTCTGGAGGTGAACGGGTATCCTGTGGATGGAAATGATGGCTTGCAAAAGCTTCAGCAGCTGGCCGAGGCCAAGCCACCCCTCTGCCTAAAGCTGGCAGCCAGGTCTCAACAGAGCTTGGAAGCCTGGATTCCCCCAGGGATTAGAAAG GACTGGACTCTGGCCTCAGATCTGCTatag
- the Nherf4 gene encoding Na(+)/H(+) exchange regulatory cofactor NHE-RF4 isoform X1 has product MEAAADLQDTASLTLKFKFNPKLGIDNPVLSLAEDHDCSDPWNLKRPRFCLLSKEEGRSFGFHLQQQLGRPGHVVCRVEPGSSAQRQGLREGDLILAVNSDVVEHEDYVVVVRHIRASGPRVLLTVLARHVYEVVRVQQGNSGHLCPVLDSGVRPRLCHIVKDEGGFGFSVTHGARGPFWLMLSAGGAAERAGVPQGARLLEVNGLSVEKFTHNQLNRKLLQSGEQVTLLVAGPEVEEQCRQLGMPLAAPLAEGWALPAKPRCLHLEKGPQGFGFLLREEKGLNGRLGQFLWEVDPGLPAEKAGMQAGDRLVAVAGESVEGLGHEETVSRIRAQGSCVSLIVVDREADRFFSMVRLSPLLFLECTEAAASPQDTGSAFLVETEDLPDENTTIPPGPLGSCKRFLYPGPGGGYGFRLSCVASRPCLFVSQVTPGGSAARAGLQMGDVVLEVNGYPVDGNDGLQKLQQLAEAKPPLCLKLAARSQQSLEAWIPPGIRKDWTLASDLL; this is encoded by the exons ATGGAGGCAGCTGCAG ATCTTCAGGACACAGCCTCCTTAACTCT AAAGTTCAAATTTAACCCGAAGCTGGGCATTGACAATCCTGTTCTCTCCCTGGCCGAAGACCATGACTGCTCTG ATCCATGGAACCTGAAGAGGCCTCGCTTCTGTTTGCTGAGCAAAGAGGAGGGCAGGAGTTTTGGTTTCCACCTGCAGCAGCAGTTGGGCAGGCCTGGGCATGTGGTGTGCAGGGTGGAGCCGGGCTCCTCTGCCCAGCGCCAGGGTCTCCGGGAAGGAGACCTGATCTTGGCGGTGAACAGTGATGTCGTGGAACATGAGGACTATGTGGTG GTGGTGCGCCACATCCGGGCCAGTGGTCCCCGGGTTCTGCTGACAGTCTTGGCGAGGCATGTTTATGAAGTGGTCCGAGTTCAGCAAGGGAACAGTGGCCACCTCTGTCCTGTTCTAGACTCAGGGGTGCGGCCCCGGCTGTGCCACATAGTAAAAGATGAAGGTGGCTTTGGCTTCAGTGTCACCCATG GAGCTCGGGGTCCTTTCTGGTTGATGCTAAGTGCGGGAGGAGCGGCAGAGCGGGCAGGGGTGCCCCAAGGGGCTCGGCTGCTTGAGGTGAATGGGCTCAGTGTGGAGAAGTTTACTCACAACCAACTCAACAGGAAG CTTTTGCAGAGTGGAGAGCAGGTGACCCTGCTGGTGGCAGGGCCAGAAGTGGAGGAACAGTGTCGCCAGCTAGGAATGCCCCTAGCTGCACCCCTGGCAGAGGGCTGGGCACTCCCTGCCAAGCCTCGATGTCTGCACCTAGAGAAAGGGCCCCAGGGCTTCGGGTTCCTTCTGCGGGAGGAGAAGGGCCTCAATGGTCGCCTTG GACAGTTCCTGTGGGAGGTGGACCCAGGACTACCAGCTGAGAAGGCCGGGATGCAGGCTGGGGACCGGTTGGTGGCTGTGGCTGGGGAGAGCGTGGAGGGGCTGGGCCATGAGGAGACAGTGTCCAGGATCCGGGCGCAGGGTTCTTGTGTTTCCCTCATTGTCGTCGACCGTGAGGCTGACCGCTTCTTCAGCATG GTTCGCCTGTCCCCACTCCTCTTCTTGGAGTGCACAGAAGCTGCTGCCTCCCCCCAAGACACTGGCTCAGCTTTTCTGGTTGAGACCGAGGACCTACCAGATGAAAACACAACCATACCTCCTGGTCCTCTCGGCTCCTGCAAGCGCTTCCTGTACCCTGGGCCTGGTGGCGGCTATGGTTTCCGACTCAGCTGTGTGGCCAGTCGGCCTTGTCTTTTTGTCTCCCAG GTGACCCCAGGAGGTTCAGCTGCCCGGGCAGGGCTGCAAATGGGAGATGTGGTTCTGGAGGTGAACGGGTATCCTGTGGATGGAAATGATGGCTTGCAAAAGCTTCAGCAGCTGGCCGAGGCCAAGCCACCCCTCTGCCTAAAGCTGGCAGCCAGGTCTCAACAGAGCTTGGAAGCCTGGATTCCCCCAGGGATTAGAAAG GACTGGACTCTGGCCTCAGATCTGCTatag